The following coding sequences lie in one Vanessa atalanta chromosome 1, ilVanAtal1.2, whole genome shotgun sequence genomic window:
- the LOC125064250 gene encoding collagen alpha-1(III) chain-like isoform X3, translating to MEVSGVFVLALVSFVTGTPHGYGVKSGAVAKAEANAAAGAFGVHPALPLSIPSGSGFSGSFSKSSSSSFASASSSASSSSSSYTFSGSGANGIAGFGCPTNNCKQSGNSVGIHPPGSAPQNNAVTNGNGASAGVIPYSNNGGSTPCKGNQCNGYSNNKCSTGDCNGITGNQQDASYGKPSSNDNYNTGTELQNGKHQNGYENKCISGNCSPTSDTDSYGYDVDSTGKTQSKSPYDSNDDKPNLDSNSGNGHLQSDDCSQGKCGPNPSSSEHDIFIPLTPSANGGRPTYPKPDTHLNTPNLGPACTSHSCNIPPSGPDSINGKLPTSYNVPILGTNPSASYSGPGTNSNPTGNLYSLPKDTSISNCGSGVCPTDSASPVNTAPITPKPSIHSHGNYPSQVAPVVSPSCTGPFCKSLNTPDSEIPTHQTNKPSSCNTPNCAYYPAVGSSASGQSSNFDSSKPYAGPPSPPESIKASVPTSKLDTNHYPYQNTFPGYEGTPGKPGHSNVSPINTGYTTNTGSYNAGADLGSFDAKFEDKFKTSSQNLPTHFEVSSTTQNTPIYTGGFGGSPGSFETSAPIGSQFASKPTQEKAPSTINLPHTSGISGPLGPAGENPKPNSYPGLNGISKPSGSLVPPHHNIPTGPGTLVASHAPSVLQTGSTSSPKPIDDKTKLPLYTGGFGGSPGSFDTSSAIGTQFASKPNHEKAPSSSTFPHTSGISGPTGTEGVSSGSNSYPGLNGLSKPSGSLVPPHHNIPTGPGAFVEPHGPSVLQTGSGSLPKPIDKTTLPPYTGGFGGPTGILKPNEYETPKSPASSSNNYTPSSCNTGRCNAKEVKNVNGAHQTTNGVSGISSTSIDAKAVAYSGGFGGPSGFLKPFDDGKQSKSGNEGKEQTGHDYFDTSVGSKHKTTGDFNQANSGALANTGANSIAGAQAIAGAQAIAGAQAIAGAQAIAGAQAIAGAQANANTFASSGSFGTNQGAGTGCKSGCEANYNPGTGQNLATSRSLGISQSGGFGDLHNSGAGAVASAKSIAGAGAGIHGASHSFASSSAVAHSSVGGYGR from the exons ATGGAGGTCTCGGGTGTTTTCGTGCTAGCCCTTGTGAGCTTTGTGACAGGAACACCACATGGATATGGTGTGAAAAGTGGAGCAGTGGCAAAAG ctGAAGCAAACGCTGCAGCGGGTGCATTTGGCGTTCATCCTGCTTTACCCTTAAGTATACCCAGTGGTAGTGGCTTTTCCGGTAGTTTTTCTAAATCATCATCGTCAAGTTTTGCTTCGGCGAGTTCAAGTGCAAGCTCAAGTTCCAGCTCCTATACTTTTAGTGGTAGTGGTGCCAACGGAATTGCTGGATTTGGTTGTCCCACTAATAATTGCAAACAGAGTGGAAATTCTGTGGGCATCCATCCACCTGGCAGCGCACCTCAAAATAACGCTGTCACAAACGGAAATGGAGCCAGTGCCGGAGTAATTCCTTACTCAAATAATGGTGGTAGTACACCTTGCAAAGGAAACCAATGTAACGGATATAGTAACAATAAATGTTCGACGGGCGATTGTAATGGCATAACTGGCAATCAACAAGATGCGTCTTATGGTAAACCTTCCTCTAATGATAATTACAATACGGGTACAGAATTACAAAATGGGAAACACCAAAATGGAtacgaaaataaatgtatttcggGAAATTGTTCTCCAACTTCTGACACAGACTCTTATGGTTATGATGTAGACTCTACTGGTAAAACACAATCGAAGTCACCGTATGATTCGAATGATGATAAACCTAATTTAGACAGTAACAGCGGTAACGGCCATTTACAGTCGGACGACTGTTCTCAGGGCAAATGTGGACCTAATCCATCGTCTAGTGaacatgatatttttattcctCTCACACCTTCCGCTAATGGAGGAAGGCCGACTTATCCTAAGCCCGATACACATTTAAATACTCCTAATCTAGGCCCAGCTTGTACAAGTCACAGTTGCAATATACCCCCTAGCGGTCCAGATTCGATTAACGGAAAATTACCAACAAGCTACAATGTCCCAATACTTGGTACGAACCCAAGTGCATCATACTCTGGCCCTGGTACTAACAGTAATCCTACAGGAAATTTATACAGTTTACCAAAAGATACTAGCATAAGCAATTGTGGTTCTGGCGTTTGTCCCACTGATAGTGCATCCCCAGTAAATACCGCACCAATTACGCCAAAACCATCAATCCACTCTCATGGAAATTATCCATCCCAAGTTGCACCTGTTGTATCTCCAAGTTGTACTGGTCCTTTTTGCAAATCGCTGAATACACCAGATTCTGAAATACCCACCCATCAAACTAATAAACCATCAAGTTGTAATACTCCTAATTGTGCCTATTATCCAGCTGTTGGCAGTAGCGCTTCAGGACAATCTTCAAATTTTGATTCATCAAAACCTTATGCCGGTCCACCATCTCCACCTGAGTCAATTAAAGCTTCAGTACCTACTTCAAAACTAGATACAAATCATTATCCCTATCAGAATACCTTTCCTGGATACGAAGGCACACCAGGAAAACCAGGGCATAGCAATGTAAGTCCGATTAATACTGGTTATACGACAAATACGGGATCTTATAACGCTGGAGCCGACCTAGGGTCCTTTGATGCTAAATTTGAGGACAAATTTAAGACCTCTAGTCAAAATTTACCGACACATTTTGAGGTAAGCTCTACTACCCAAAACACTCCTATATATACCGGTGGTTTTGGTGGATCACCGGGTTCATTTGAAACAAGCGCTCCAATTGGTTCACAGTTTGCATCAAAACCAACTCAGGAAAAAGCACCATCTACTATTAATTTGCCTCATACTAGTGGTATTAGTGGACCATTAGGTCCAGCAGGAGAGAATCCAAAACCTAATTCATATCCCGGCTTAAATGGAATATCCAAACCAAGTGGCAGTCTTGTTCCTCCTCATCACAATATTCCAACAGGACCTGGAACCTTGGTCGCATCACACGCTCCATCTGTTTTGCAGACGGGATCAACAAGTTCACCAAAACCAATAGACGATAAAACCAAGTTACCCCTATATACAGGTGGATTCGGTGGATCACCGGGATCGTTTGATACAAGTTCTGCAATTGGCACACAATTTGCATCAAAACCTAACCATGAAAAAGCACCATCTTCTAGTACTTTCCCTCATACTAGTGGTATTAGTGGTCCAACTGGTACAGAAGGAGTGAGTTCTGGATCTAATTCATATCCCGGCTTAAATGGCTTATCCAAACCAAGTGGTAGTCTTGTTCCTCCTCATCACAATATTCCAACAGGCCCTGGAGCCTTTGTCGAACCACATGGACCATCTGTTTTACAGACAG GATCTGGAAGCTTACCAAAACCAATAGATAAAACTACATTACCCCCATATACAGGTGGATTTGGGGGACCAACAGGAATTTTAAAACCTAATGAATATGAAACACCAAAATCACCTGCATCAtcttcaaataattatactccTTCTTCATGCAATACGGGTCGTTGTAATGCAAAAGAAGTGAAAAATGTTAATGGTGCTCACCAAACGACAAATGGAGTGTCCGGAATATCAAGTACTTCGATTGATGCTAAAGCCGTTGCTTACTCTGGAGGTTTTGGTGGCCCATCAGGATTCTTAAAACCATTTGATGATGGAAAGCAGTCAAAAAGTGGAAATGAAGGAAAAGAACAAACTGGCCATGATTATTTTGATACCAGTGTTGGGTCTAAGCACAAAACCACTGGTGACTTTAACCAAGCAAATTCTGGTGCACTGGCTAACACCGGCGCAAATTCCATAGCAGGAGCACAGGCTATTGCTGGAGCACAGGCTATTGCCGGAGCACAGGCTATTGCCGGAGCACAGGCTATTGCCGGAGCACAGGCTATTGCCGGAGCACAGGCTAATGCTAATACTTTTGCCAGCTCTGGTAGTTTTGGAACAAATCAGGGTGCAGGAACAGGTTGCAAAAGCGGTTGTGAAGCTAACTATAACCCTGGAACCGGTCAAAATTTGGCCACTAGTAGGAGTTTAGGTATTTCGCAATCAGGTGGTTTTGGCGATTTACATAATAGTGGTGCTGGTGCTGTAGCATCTGCAAAGAGTATTGCTGGCGCAGGTGCCGGGATACATGGAGCAAGTCATAGTTTTGCCAGCAGTTCAGCTGTAGCACATTCATCTGTAGGAG GTTATGGACGATGA
- the LOC125064250 gene encoding collagen alpha-1(I) chain-like isoform X2, whose amino-acid sequence MEVSGVFVLALVSFVTGTPHGYGVKSGAVAKAEANAAAGAFGVHPALPLSIPSGSGFSGSFSKSSSSSFASASSSASSSSSSYTFSGSGANGIAGFGCPTNNCKQSGNSVGIHPPGSAPQNNAVTNGNGASAGVIPYSNNGGSTPCKGNQCNGYSNNKCSTGDCNGITGNQQDASYGKPSSNDNYNTGTELQNGKHQNGYENKCISGNCSPTSDTDSYGYDVDSTGKTQSKSPYDSNDDKPNLDSNSGNGHLQSDDCSQGKCGPNPSSSEHDIFIPLTPSANGGRPTYPKPDTHLNTPNLGPACTSHSCNIPPSGPDSINGKLPTSYNVPILGTNPSASYSGPGTNSNPTGNLYSLPKDTSISNCGSGVCPTDSASPVNTAPITPKPSIHSHGNYPSQVAPVVSPSCTGPFCKSLNTPDSEIPTHQTNKPSSCNTPNCAYYPAVGSSASGQSSNFDSSKPYAGPPSPPESIKASVPTSKLDTNHYPYQNTFPGYEGTPGKPGHSNVSPINTGYTTNTGSYNAGADLGSFDAKFEDKFKTSSQNLPTHFEVSSTTQNTPIYTGGFGGSPGSFETSAPIGSQFASKPTQEKAPSTINLPHTSGISGPLGPAGENPKPNSYPGLNGISKPSGSLVPPHHNIPTGPGTLVASHAPSVLQTGSTSSPKPIDDKTKLPLYTGGFGGSPGSFDTSSAIGTQFASKPNHEKAPSSSTFPHTSGISGPTGTEGVSSGSNSYPGLNGLSKPSGSLVPPHHNIPTGPGAFVEPHGPSVLQTGSTSLPKPIDDKTKLPLYTGGFGGSPGSFDTSSAIGTQFAAKPSHEKAPSSSTFPHTSGISGPTGAIGVNSGSNSNPGLNGLSKPSGSQVPTTQNIPTGSGSLPKPIDKTTLPPYTGGFGGPTGILKPNEYETPKSPASSSNNYTPSSCNTGRCNAKEVKNVNGAHQTTNGVSGISSTSIDAKAVAYSGGFGGPSGFLKPFDDGKQSKSGNEGKEQTGHDYFDTSVGSKHKTTGDFNQANSGALANTGANSIAGAQAIAGAQAIAGAQAIAGAQANANTFASSGSFGTNQGAGTGCKSGCEANYNPGTGQNLATSRSLGISQSGGFGDLHNSGAGAVASAKSIAGAGAGIHGASHSFASSSAVAHSSVGGYGR is encoded by the exons ATGGAGGTCTCGGGTGTTTTCGTGCTAGCCCTTGTGAGCTTTGTGACAGGAACACCACATGGATATGGTGTGAAAAGTGGAGCAGTGGCAAAAG ctGAAGCAAACGCTGCAGCGGGTGCATTTGGCGTTCATCCTGCTTTACCCTTAAGTATACCCAGTGGTAGTGGCTTTTCCGGTAGTTTTTCTAAATCATCATCGTCAAGTTTTGCTTCGGCGAGTTCAAGTGCAAGCTCAAGTTCCAGCTCCTATACTTTTAGTGGTAGTGGTGCCAACGGAATTGCTGGATTTGGTTGTCCCACTAATAATTGCAAACAGAGTGGAAATTCTGTGGGCATCCATCCACCTGGCAGCGCACCTCAAAATAACGCTGTCACAAACGGAAATGGAGCCAGTGCCGGAGTAATTCCTTACTCAAATAATGGTGGTAGTACACCTTGCAAAGGAAACCAATGTAACGGATATAGTAACAATAAATGTTCGACGGGCGATTGTAATGGCATAACTGGCAATCAACAAGATGCGTCTTATGGTAAACCTTCCTCTAATGATAATTACAATACGGGTACAGAATTACAAAATGGGAAACACCAAAATGGAtacgaaaataaatgtatttcggGAAATTGTTCTCCAACTTCTGACACAGACTCTTATGGTTATGATGTAGACTCTACTGGTAAAACACAATCGAAGTCACCGTATGATTCGAATGATGATAAACCTAATTTAGACAGTAACAGCGGTAACGGCCATTTACAGTCGGACGACTGTTCTCAGGGCAAATGTGGACCTAATCCATCGTCTAGTGaacatgatatttttattcctCTCACACCTTCCGCTAATGGAGGAAGGCCGACTTATCCTAAGCCCGATACACATTTAAATACTCCTAATCTAGGCCCAGCTTGTACAAGTCACAGTTGCAATATACCCCCTAGCGGTCCAGATTCGATTAACGGAAAATTACCAACAAGCTACAATGTCCCAATACTTGGTACGAACCCAAGTGCATCATACTCTGGCCCTGGTACTAACAGTAATCCTACAGGAAATTTATACAGTTTACCAAAAGATACTAGCATAAGCAATTGTGGTTCTGGCGTTTGTCCCACTGATAGTGCATCCCCAGTAAATACCGCACCAATTACGCCAAAACCATCAATCCACTCTCATGGAAATTATCCATCCCAAGTTGCACCTGTTGTATCTCCAAGTTGTACTGGTCCTTTTTGCAAATCGCTGAATACACCAGATTCTGAAATACCCACCCATCAAACTAATAAACCATCAAGTTGTAATACTCCTAATTGTGCCTATTATCCAGCTGTTGGCAGTAGCGCTTCAGGACAATCTTCAAATTTTGATTCATCAAAACCTTATGCCGGTCCACCATCTCCACCTGAGTCAATTAAAGCTTCAGTACCTACTTCAAAACTAGATACAAATCATTATCCCTATCAGAATACCTTTCCTGGATACGAAGGCACACCAGGAAAACCAGGGCATAGCAATGTAAGTCCGATTAATACTGGTTATACGACAAATACGGGATCTTATAACGCTGGAGCCGACCTAGGGTCCTTTGATGCTAAATTTGAGGACAAATTTAAGACCTCTAGTCAAAATTTACCGACACATTTTGAGGTAAGCTCTACTACCCAAAACACTCCTATATATACCGGTGGTTTTGGTGGATCACCGGGTTCATTTGAAACAAGCGCTCCAATTGGTTCACAGTTTGCATCAAAACCAACTCAGGAAAAAGCACCATCTACTATTAATTTGCCTCATACTAGTGGTATTAGTGGACCATTAGGTCCAGCAGGAGAGAATCCAAAACCTAATTCATATCCCGGCTTAAATGGAATATCCAAACCAAGTGGCAGTCTTGTTCCTCCTCATCACAATATTCCAACAGGACCTGGAACCTTGGTCGCATCACACGCTCCATCTGTTTTGCAGACGGGATCAACAAGTTCACCAAAACCAATAGACGATAAAACCAAGTTACCCCTATATACAGGTGGATTCGGTGGATCACCGGGATCGTTTGATACAAGTTCTGCAATTGGCACACAATTTGCATCAAAACCTAACCATGAAAAAGCACCATCTTCTAGTACTTTCCCTCATACTAGTGGTATTAGTGGTCCAACTGGTACAGAAGGAGTGAGTTCTGGATCTAATTCATATCCCGGCTTAAATGGCTTATCCAAACCAAGTGGTAGTCTTGTTCCTCCTCATCACAATATTCCAACAGGCCCTGGAGCCTTTGTCGAACCACATGGACCATCTGTTTTACAGACAGGTTCAACAAGTTTACCAAAACCAATAGACGATAAAACTAAGTTACCTCTGTATACAGGTGGTTTCGGCGGATCACCGGGATCATTTGATACAAGTTCTGCAATTGGTACACAGTTTGCAGCAAAACCAAGCCATGAAAAAGCACCATCTTCTAGTACTTTCCCTCATACTAGTGGTATTAGTGGTCCAACTGGTGCAATAGGAGTGAATTCAGGATCTAACTCTAATCCCGGCTTAAATGGCTTATCTAAACCAAGTGGTAGTCAGGTTCCTACTACTCAAAATATTCCAACAGGATCTGGAAGCTTACCAAAACCAATAGATAAAACTACATTACCCCCATATACAGGTGGATTTGGGGGACCAACAGGAATTTTAAAACCTAATGAATATGAAACACCAAAATCACCTGCATCAtcttcaaataattatactccTTCTTCATGCAATACGGGTCGTTGTAATGCAAAAGAAGTGAAAAATGTTAATGGTGCTCACCAAACGACAAATGGAGTGTCCGGAATATCAAGTACTTCGATTGATGCTAAAGCCGTTGCTTACTCTGGAGGTTTTGGTGGCCCATCAGGATTCTTAAAACCATTTGATGATGGAAAGCAGTCAAAAAGTGGAAATGAAGGAAAAGAACAAACTGGCCATGATTATTTTGATACCAGTGTTGGGTCTAAGCACAAAACCACTGGTGACTTTAACCAAGCAAATTCTGGTGCACTGGCTAACACCGGCGCAAATTCCATAGCAGGAGCACAGGCTATTGCTGGAGCACAGGCTATTGCCGGAGCACAGGCTATTGCCGGAGCACAG GCTAATGCTAATACTTTTGCCAGCTCTGGTAGTTTTGGAACAAATCAGGGTGCAGGAACAGGTTGCAAAAGCGGTTGTGAAGCTAACTATAACCCTGGAACCGGTCAAAATTTGGCCACTAGTAGGAGTTTAGGTATTTCGCAATCAGGTGGTTTTGGCGATTTACATAATAGTGGTGCTGGTGCTGTAGCATCTGCAAAGAGTATTGCTGGCGCAGGTGCCGGGATACATGGAGCAAGTCATAGTTTTGCCAGCAGTTCAGCTGTAGCACATTCATCTGTAGGAG GTTATGGACGATGA
- the LOC125064250 gene encoding collagen alpha-2(I) chain-like isoform X1, with product MEVSGVFVLALVSFVTGTPHGYGVKSGAVAKAEANAAAGAFGVHPALPLSIPSGSGFSGSFSKSSSSSFASASSSASSSSSSYTFSGSGANGIAGFGCPTNNCKQSGNSVGIHPPGSAPQNNAVTNGNGASAGVIPYSNNGGSTPCKGNQCNGYSNNKCSTGDCNGITGNQQDASYGKPSSNDNYNTGTELQNGKHQNGYENKCISGNCSPTSDTDSYGYDVDSTGKTQSKSPYDSNDDKPNLDSNSGNGHLQSDDCSQGKCGPNPSSSEHDIFIPLTPSANGGRPTYPKPDTHLNTPNLGPACTSHSCNIPPSGPDSINGKLPTSYNVPILGTNPSASYSGPGTNSNPTGNLYSLPKDTSISNCGSGVCPTDSASPVNTAPITPKPSIHSHGNYPSQVAPVVSPSCTGPFCKSLNTPDSEIPTHQTNKPSSCNTPNCAYYPAVGSSASGQSSNFDSSKPYAGPPSPPESIKASVPTSKLDTNHYPYQNTFPGYEGTPGKPGHSNVSPINTGYTTNTGSYNAGADLGSFDAKFEDKFKTSSQNLPTHFEVSSTTQNTPIYTGGFGGSPGSFETSAPIGSQFASKPTQEKAPSTINLPHTSGISGPLGPAGENPKPNSYPGLNGISKPSGSLVPPHHNIPTGPGTLVASHAPSVLQTGSTSSPKPIDDKTKLPLYTGGFGGSPGSFDTSSAIGTQFASKPNHEKAPSSSTFPHTSGISGPTGTEGVSSGSNSYPGLNGLSKPSGSLVPPHHNIPTGPGAFVEPHGPSVLQTGSTSLPKPIDDKTKLPLYTGGFGGSPGSFDTSSAIGTQFAAKPSHEKAPSSSTFPHTSGISGPTGAIGVNSGSNSNPGLNGLSKPSGSQVPTTQNIPTGSGSLPKPIDKTTLPPYTGGFGGPTGILKPNEYETPKSPASSSNNYTPSSCNTGRCNAKEVKNVNGAHQTTNGVSGISSTSIDAKAVAYSGGFGGPSGFLKPFDDGKQSKSGNEGKEQTGHDYFDTSVGSKHKTTGDFNQANSGALANTGANSIAGAQAIAGAQAIAGAQAIAGAQAIAGAQAIAGAQANANTFASSGSFGTNQGAGTGCKSGCEANYNPGTGQNLATSRSLGISQSGGFGDLHNSGAGAVASAKSIAGAGAGIHGASHSFASSSAVAHSSVGGYGR from the exons ATGGAGGTCTCGGGTGTTTTCGTGCTAGCCCTTGTGAGCTTTGTGACAGGAACACCACATGGATATGGTGTGAAAAGTGGAGCAGTGGCAAAAG ctGAAGCAAACGCTGCAGCGGGTGCATTTGGCGTTCATCCTGCTTTACCCTTAAGTATACCCAGTGGTAGTGGCTTTTCCGGTAGTTTTTCTAAATCATCATCGTCAAGTTTTGCTTCGGCGAGTTCAAGTGCAAGCTCAAGTTCCAGCTCCTATACTTTTAGTGGTAGTGGTGCCAACGGAATTGCTGGATTTGGTTGTCCCACTAATAATTGCAAACAGAGTGGAAATTCTGTGGGCATCCATCCACCTGGCAGCGCACCTCAAAATAACGCTGTCACAAACGGAAATGGAGCCAGTGCCGGAGTAATTCCTTACTCAAATAATGGTGGTAGTACACCTTGCAAAGGAAACCAATGTAACGGATATAGTAACAATAAATGTTCGACGGGCGATTGTAATGGCATAACTGGCAATCAACAAGATGCGTCTTATGGTAAACCTTCCTCTAATGATAATTACAATACGGGTACAGAATTACAAAATGGGAAACACCAAAATGGAtacgaaaataaatgtatttcggGAAATTGTTCTCCAACTTCTGACACAGACTCTTATGGTTATGATGTAGACTCTACTGGTAAAACACAATCGAAGTCACCGTATGATTCGAATGATGATAAACCTAATTTAGACAGTAACAGCGGTAACGGCCATTTACAGTCGGACGACTGTTCTCAGGGCAAATGTGGACCTAATCCATCGTCTAGTGaacatgatatttttattcctCTCACACCTTCCGCTAATGGAGGAAGGCCGACTTATCCTAAGCCCGATACACATTTAAATACTCCTAATCTAGGCCCAGCTTGTACAAGTCACAGTTGCAATATACCCCCTAGCGGTCCAGATTCGATTAACGGAAAATTACCAACAAGCTACAATGTCCCAATACTTGGTACGAACCCAAGTGCATCATACTCTGGCCCTGGTACTAACAGTAATCCTACAGGAAATTTATACAGTTTACCAAAAGATACTAGCATAAGCAATTGTGGTTCTGGCGTTTGTCCCACTGATAGTGCATCCCCAGTAAATACCGCACCAATTACGCCAAAACCATCAATCCACTCTCATGGAAATTATCCATCCCAAGTTGCACCTGTTGTATCTCCAAGTTGTACTGGTCCTTTTTGCAAATCGCTGAATACACCAGATTCTGAAATACCCACCCATCAAACTAATAAACCATCAAGTTGTAATACTCCTAATTGTGCCTATTATCCAGCTGTTGGCAGTAGCGCTTCAGGACAATCTTCAAATTTTGATTCATCAAAACCTTATGCCGGTCCACCATCTCCACCTGAGTCAATTAAAGCTTCAGTACCTACTTCAAAACTAGATACAAATCATTATCCCTATCAGAATACCTTTCCTGGATACGAAGGCACACCAGGAAAACCAGGGCATAGCAATGTAAGTCCGATTAATACTGGTTATACGACAAATACGGGATCTTATAACGCTGGAGCCGACCTAGGGTCCTTTGATGCTAAATTTGAGGACAAATTTAAGACCTCTAGTCAAAATTTACCGACACATTTTGAGGTAAGCTCTACTACCCAAAACACTCCTATATATACCGGTGGTTTTGGTGGATCACCGGGTTCATTTGAAACAAGCGCTCCAATTGGTTCACAGTTTGCATCAAAACCAACTCAGGAAAAAGCACCATCTACTATTAATTTGCCTCATACTAGTGGTATTAGTGGACCATTAGGTCCAGCAGGAGAGAATCCAAAACCTAATTCATATCCCGGCTTAAATGGAATATCCAAACCAAGTGGCAGTCTTGTTCCTCCTCATCACAATATTCCAACAGGACCTGGAACCTTGGTCGCATCACACGCTCCATCTGTTTTGCAGACGGGATCAACAAGTTCACCAAAACCAATAGACGATAAAACCAAGTTACCCCTATATACAGGTGGATTCGGTGGATCACCGGGATCGTTTGATACAAGTTCTGCAATTGGCACACAATTTGCATCAAAACCTAACCATGAAAAAGCACCATCTTCTAGTACTTTCCCTCATACTAGTGGTATTAGTGGTCCAACTGGTACAGAAGGAGTGAGTTCTGGATCTAATTCATATCCCGGCTTAAATGGCTTATCCAAACCAAGTGGTAGTCTTGTTCCTCCTCATCACAATATTCCAACAGGCCCTGGAGCCTTTGTCGAACCACATGGACCATCTGTTTTACAGACAGGTTCAACAAGTTTACCAAAACCAATAGACGATAAAACTAAGTTACCTCTGTATACAGGTGGTTTCGGCGGATCACCGGGATCATTTGATACAAGTTCTGCAATTGGTACACAGTTTGCAGCAAAACCAAGCCATGAAAAAGCACCATCTTCTAGTACTTTCCCTCATACTAGTGGTATTAGTGGTCCAACTGGTGCAATAGGAGTGAATTCAGGATCTAACTCTAATCCCGGCTTAAATGGCTTATCTAAACCAAGTGGTAGTCAGGTTCCTACTACTCAAAATATTCCAACAGGATCTGGAAGCTTACCAAAACCAATAGATAAAACTACATTACCCCCATATACAGGTGGATTTGGGGGACCAACAGGAATTTTAAAACCTAATGAATATGAAACACCAAAATCACCTGCATCAtcttcaaataattatactccTTCTTCATGCAATACGGGTCGTTGTAATGCAAAAGAAGTGAAAAATGTTAATGGTGCTCACCAAACGACAAATGGAGTGTCCGGAATATCAAGTACTTCGATTGATGCTAAAGCCGTTGCTTACTCTGGAGGTTTTGGTGGCCCATCAGGATTCTTAAAACCATTTGATGATGGAAAGCAGTCAAAAAGTGGAAATGAAGGAAAAGAACAAACTGGCCATGATTATTTTGATACCAGTGTTGGGTCTAAGCACAAAACCACTGGTGACTTTAACCAAGCAAATTCTGGTGCACTGGCTAACACCGGCGCAAATTCCATAGCAGGAGCACAGGCTATTGCTGGAGCACAGGCTATTGCCGGAGCACAGGCTATTGCCGGAGCACAGGCTATTGCCGGAGCACAGGCTATTGCCGGAGCACAGGCTAATGCTAATACTTTTGCCAGCTCTGGTAGTTTTGGAACAAATCAGGGTGCAGGAACAGGTTGCAAAAGCGGTTGTGAAGCTAACTATAACCCTGGAACCGGTCAAAATTTGGCCACTAGTAGGAGTTTAGGTATTTCGCAATCAGGTGGTTTTGGCGATTTACATAATAGTGGTGCTGGTGCTGTAGCATCTGCAAAGAGTATTGCTGGCGCAGGTGCCGGGATACATGGAGCAAGTCATAGTTTTGCCAGCAGTTCAGCTGTAGCACATTCATCTGTAGGAG GTTATGGACGATGA